DNA from Agarilytica rhodophyticola:
TCGGATCAAAAGTATCGATATTAGAACCATAATCCTCATAACGCGCCGCCAATTGCACTTCTGCCACATCGCCAAAAGTTAACAAGGCTTCTGCGAAGATTGCGTATACATCTTGTCGGCCTGAGACTCTAAACTCACGTGCACCACGATTACCCTCTTGCGCAGCTTCAAGCGAGTCAGGGGTACGCGTATATTCTAGATTGCGGTATTGCACGCCAACAGCAACAGGTACCGCCTGCGATGCAAAATCAAAGGCATCACCTGACGCAATAAATTCCACCACGCTAGTTTCAGTTTCACGAGACTGAACACCAAAGCCGTCAAAAAGTGATTGCACATCAGCGGAGTTAGCAGCTGTAGCACCGAAATTAGGGTTGGAGGCATCAAGAAATTTGGGTGTAACCAAACCAGGGTTACTCAGCCTCGTGCCGAAAGGATTCCAGCGACCACTTGCAACCAGAGCTGTAAACTGATCCACAATATAATTATGAGGTTCTACTTCAGTAAACTGGTTGTTGGCGTACATCCAGGAGGTGGTAGCGGACCAAGAGCCAGGTAACTCCAAATTCAGTCCAGTTAAAATGCGAGTATTGCGAAATTCTCTCTCTAAATCTGCAGCGCCAGCGCCGTTCACTTCATTGCCCAATGGTCGCGCTGTGGCAGCAAGCGCTACAGCAGTATGAATATTTGGATCCCATTCACTAGGATCAATATAAGTGAGCACACCGTCGTTATCATCGTCTGTCCAAAAATTGAATGGGTGATCGGCGGGAATTAAAAAGCCTTCGCCTTCAGCCAAATTTCCATTGTCAAAAACAAAAGCGCCAATACGATCTGTCACTTCGTTCACGGAGAAACTTATTTCTGAAAAGAACTCAACCTGATCAGTAAACTGATAGTTTGCTTCTGCAAAAATTTGAAAGCGCTCCTCATCAGGGATTATTGTGCGCTGATCGGCGAATAACATACGACAGGTATTACCGTCGAGAAAACCACCGGCGGCCTCACAATCAGCGTCGGCAACTTGCGTCGCTCCATCAAGGCGCTCAAAAATACCCGACCCCGGAGAAACTTCGACGGCGCGGCGATAACTTCCTGGAGAGCCTGTACCACTTATGTGGCGACCATCGAGAGGGCTGCCATCACCATTAGGATCAGTAACTCGCTCAACTACCCAATCAAAGTCAGTTCTGAAGTTATGATCTTGCTTATAATAGGCGCCGAAAACATTGAAATGACCTCTTTCTCCAGCCGACCCGAGAGCAAAGCCAAAGTCATAGCTGGTATTGCTGGCATCAGATGCACCAGCGGTAATCTCAAAACCTTCAAAGCCACTGCGGGTGATAATATTCGCGACTCCGGCCACTGCCTCGGAACCATAAGTAGCCGATGCACCGTCGGTCAGTACATCAATCCTTTGGATCATGGTGACAGGTAGAGAATTAATATCAAAAAAGAAATTACCGGCGCCATTTGTAATCGGCGCAACACCCGCTCGTCGACCATTAATAAGCGTCAGAGATGAACCTAAACCCAATCCTCGAAGGCTAAATTGAGATGTTCCCTGAGCCTCACTTTGCTCTATTGCTAGAGTAGAGCCAGAATTCACAGTTAAATTTTTCAATGAGTCAGATGTTTGTGTAACACCAGATGATCTCAATGCTTCTGCATCGAGGGACTGAACCGGGGCGCGGCCATCAAATACAGAAGGCTTGCTTATTAAAGAGCCTGTAACGATCACTTCTTCTACATCGCTATTACTTTGCGCCAATGTATTGTGAGATAGGCATAGCAACGCTATGGCAGTTGATAGAAACAATGTATTGGTGTGCTTTGTCACATCATTGTGATGTGGAGGAGTGCCTTTCATATTTATCTCCGACATATAATTATTTTTATAAAATGTCATTAGCGATGGCTTTGTGATAAGGAATCAGCAAGTAAACCATAGAATGCTATGAATGCAGGGACGCCGAGAAGATGATCTTCTCCCTTATATTTTTAACACTAACGGTAAATCAGAATGGCGTATATAATGTGTAACTATCGAGCATAAACGTCATTTCGGCTATTTTGTTCATAAAGTTCATGCAAGAGCCAAGGTGCATCTAATTTGCTCTAGTAGCGTACATAAAAAGTACATTCGACTATAATTCCATCAGCTATTGCTCATATAATGATGCTAATGATACAAAGCAAGCTCTGCATTAGAATCAAGCACACTAGTTTTGCAAGCATTTAGGTGAACAAAAATTAAACTGCGCTTTTGCGAAAAGCTATTGGTTTTAGGAGAAACAAGGTGAACCAAAAAATCAATATAGCGTTTTTACTATTTATTGGTATTCAGAAGATGAACTGATTCTTAAGTTAATGGAATTGGTGCTTTCATTCCCGCCAGATTTCGTTATTATCTTCGCCCCATTAAAAATAAGGACTACTCAGTGTTTAGGTACCCCGCCGATCGACTTCCTGTAGCGATTATTCTGACTTTTAGCATTGTTGATTTCTGTCTATATTTCATGGTCGACACAGTATGGATTCTAGCCGTTTTCTGGCTGGTGATGATTATCCCAAAGGGTAAAATATGTGCATGGAATCATCATCATCAACATACACCGACCTTTAAGCCAAAGGTACTTAATCGCATCCTAGAGTTTTTCTATGCCTTACACACTGGTGTGACAACAAATTTGTGGCTCTTGCATCATGTCCTTGGACATCATCAAAACTACTTGGATCAGAGTAAAGATGAGAGCCGCTGGCGTCGTGAATCGGGCGAAACCATGGGTGAAATAGAATATACACTCAATGTTGCAGCAACAGCCTACCCCCGAGGATTCGAGGTTGGTCGGCGCTATCCGAAACTGCAAAAACATTTCCTATTCTACAGCGCACTCACATTTGCCATTGTGGCTTTTTTGGTTTGGCTTAAACCTCTGCCTGCACTATTTTTGTTTGTGTTACCGATGATTTGCGGCCTGGTGCTTACTTCTTGGGCAACCTACGAACATCATTCAGACTTAGATACAGACAACCCCTTTGAAGCATCGAGAAACAATTTGAATCGATTCTACAATATCACTACAGGTAATCTTGGTTACCACACAGCACATCACTACAAGCAAGGTGTTCACTGGTCTCGCTTACCAGAGCTACACGAAAAGATTAAAGATAAGATTCCTCCTCACTTAATAAAATCTGCCGCGCTTTAATTTCATATAGAATGGCAGGAGCTATAGCTCCTGCCAGAATCATCTATTTAGAGTGATATAATTTCTAGTAACGCGCTTCCACACTGGTATCAGAGAAGGATGAGAAGCCATGAATTAGCACATGGTAAGTACCTGCCTGTGGTGAATCGATTCGGCAAGTTTCATCATTTCCTGATCTAAATGGTCGACAGTCAAAATCATTGAGTGTTGGTTTGCTACCGGCCTTGACATACAGATCCGCATCGCCACTACCACCCCGCATTAACACTCGCAAACTTTGGGTGCCTGCAGGAACATTCACAGTAAAAAACCTCTCGCTGTTTGTAGCACCAGATATACCAGTAACGGGTACACCATCTGCTAATACATCACCTGGTGTAGGAGTTGGTATTGGTGTAGGGGTCGGGGTAGGAGCGCCACCGCCCGTAGCTTCGCGTCCATCGATAAACAATTCACCTGTGCCGGCAGCGTCAAGCCATGTGCTTAGTCGAGTAGAATCTGTACCACCACCGTTCCAAGAAACATTGACCCATCCATAGATATCAAATTCATCGTTGCCACATGCCGCGCGACCGCCAGTCAACTGTCCAACTATACGCTTATCTTGGTCGTATAAAGGCGAACCTGAAGAACCGGGTTCTGTTGTACCTACATCCCAGTCATTGACTTGTAAATGTGTTGATCCTGAAAGAGATAAAGGGTCGTTATCGAAGCTGATTCTCTTCTCTTCAACATTAGGATGGTGAATGCCTACCGCAGATGTTGGAATTGAAGAACTAGCATTCCAACCTGATAAGTAAACTTCATGGGCTGGATCAATAGGGTCATCAAGTTCAACTAACGTCATATCCGTCGGACCATAGCCGGCACGGAAAATAGCCCCTGTATTAAATTCATTTAATGTGCCATCTCCTCTTGAACCACTAGAAGAACTGCCAGGTGTGCGGCATGTACTATTCTCATAGTTCCAATATACAACCATTGAAGGTGCATTTTGAGCATTAATTCCGCAATGATCAGCGGTAAGGAAAAAACCACGACCATCATTAGCAGTATTGTTTATCGCACTACCAGAACAAAAAGCACTACCGCCCGTACTATATGCAGCGACTGAACGAATCTGATCACGCCAGTCATCACCTTCTGAACACACCACGTCGACATTACATGATCCAGATTTCAGAAAACTTTCCATAACTTCTTGTGCTGACGAACCAACATAACCATGGTTAACAGAAGTTAATTCAAGCTCTAAAGCATCCAATTGGTCAACGGGAATATTTACTTCAATAACAACAGTATCGCCTGGCAACATCGGTGTCCAAAGTTGACCGTGTTCCTCATTATCTTCTGAAGTAAAAGCTCGTACCAAGTTTTCACCATCGGGTGTGTACATATGCAATGAACCACCTTCTGGCATAACGAAACGGCCAAAACCTAAGTTAATTGAACGTGCACCAGGAGACTTAATAACTTTTCTCCAAATATATACCCCTTCAACATTTGCTGCATTAGTCGCTGAAGCATTAGGGCTTGCAATATAATCCCAGGCATTTTTAGACGGTTTGATAGAAACTTGACGAGGCTCAGCAAACCTAACTAGGCCATCAGAATTAAAACTTTGTGCGTCCCTTACAAGTAATTCTTTATTATCCAACGGTTTTAACAAAAGCTCTTTAGCTTTAGAGATTTCAGATGTATGAGAAAATGACATCGGCCCTATATTTTCTGCAAAAGCATTAAAACTTAGAGTAGCAATAATTGCTGCAGCAAGACGAGATTTATATTTAAAAGTTTTCATAAGACTCCTAACCTTTTATGAGTAGGGGCGCCATAATAAATTTTTATTATAGTGTCGAGGATTACAGGGTTGAGGCTCTAGAAGACCAACTTGCAAAAAAACAACAAAGAGTTTTTTATCTTGCGGTCATTAGAGTGTGTAATTTAATTTATCACAGAAAAAAAATAATAATATAAATACAAATGACAATTATAAAAATGAGAACCAAAGAAAAGTTATACTTTTATTATTTTTTAAATAAACATAATAAAAAATAAAAACCCGAGCGACAATTAATTCACATGATACTTTAGAAAACAGAAAAGGAATTTTTTAAATTGAAATATGTTACAAAAGGGATGTTTTTAAATCAGAAAATTCATTTTAAAACCAAAATAAAACTCATAGCGCTTAAAAAACTAAAGGAATATGAATGCTTTATAAAGCGCTATTGTTAACAATGCTAAAAAATAAAACTATATGTGCAGTATTTAGAACAGGCATTACCAAAAATAAAAATAGTACAAAGCGTGTTTAGTCGACTAAAAAAATGCCATTAACCTCAATTCGAATTAGACGCTTCTTATATAAATTGCCAACGGCTTTCTTAAAGGCACTTTTGCTCATGCCAAAGGCATTTTGAATTTCTTGTGGATGAGATTTATCATGAATTGAGGAAAATCCATTGTGGTTTTTCAAATAGCTGAGTACTGTTTCACTATTTTTGTCACGAATATCGTTAGCGCTTTTAAGACTGAGGTCTATTTTTTTATCTGGCCGAACATGTTTAATATAGCCTGCAAGACTTTGACCAAAGCTAATACGGCCCTCAATGTCACTTTTATGCAGCATGCCCCAATAACTGTGGTTAATAATTGCCTTGCAACCTAAATCGGTAGTATTAGCGACGATTAAATTTACTGCCTGTCCAGAAGAGAAGTTATGTGGAGCATCATCATCTAGGAATTTATCAATTTTTGAAGATGCTGTTATACGCCTGTCAACTTTATCAAGATAAACATACACTAAATACGAGTGCCCTATTTTCATTGGTCGATGTTGTTCGGAAAAAGGAACTAGCAAATCTTTATCTAAACCCCAATCTAAAAAAGCGCCAATCTTTGTTGTGTCAATAACTTTTAAATAAGCAAACTCACCAACTTCAACCTTTGGGCGTTTAGTTGTAGCTATGGGCCTATCCTCTGAGTCCAAATACAAGAAAACCTCGATTGTATCACCCACGGATAATTCCTTTGGCGCAAGCCTACGAGGCAGTAAAACCTCAGATAATTCCTTTGCGTCCAAAAAAAAGCCGAAATCTACAGCTTTTATCACTCTTAAACTATGTGTTTCACCAACTTCTATCATTACTTACCCTTTATCTATTAACCCCACAGGTAGATCAGCAAATGCTTATATCGAACTAATAACTCCACAACAGAATCTTATAGCCATTCGATAAGCTGCGCTGAATCTCTTAACATAATGCATAGTATACAAGATATTTGGCAGCTAATATAACAATTTAGCGAGTAGATGATGCGACTACAGTAACAGTCATTCTTGTATGGACAGGCTAAGTGGAGGTGGAGTAGATACCAATTTCTTTTCTAAAACTTACCTTATATTAAAAAACGAATTAAATTCGTTTAACTGGCATTATCAATTATTCAATAACAATCAGCTCCATAGAAACAGAACAAAAAAACATATAATTCATATATTCAATTTTATTTGTTTTTGTCGAAAAACTCACACATTGACAAAGATTCGCCGCTTAAAACAACATATATATTCTTACATTTAAAACTCCCCTTACAAAAAATAGAGCAATGGTATACGAAGAGTATTTTCAATAACGATATATTTTCTAGTTTCATACAAATTAATGTGCCACAAAAAATTATAAATTTAAAAAAAACAAAGAATATAATTTTTTACACGATGAAAATTGGCGTCTCTTAAAACAAAAAGATAATTGGCATATTTAATTAAGTGAGGGACTATCAAATAAATTCGTCTTGGCACTACAAATCTAGATACATGCAAAGCTCACACATAGCTGAAGAATTTTTTTAAACTACGAGGCAGATATGAACACTATGATGAGAAGTGTTATACCGATATTTTTAACTTCAATATTCACAGGTACAGTAATAGCCGCTGAACATAAGGTAAGTAGTCTATGGACAGATTCCAAAAATAAAATTTCATCAGCACAACTTGCGAACACCGAAATATCTAAATTAAAAAGCTATCGCGTATTGCAGAGCAAGCCTTTTCAATTAGAAAACACGTTAAGCTTAGCACCCGAGAGAACATTGAATGATGAAGGGGTTTTGGTTGATCTTCCTTTACCTAATAATAAGTTTGTACGTTTTAGAATATTCAGCGACTCAATAATGGAGCCTGAGCTGGCCAAAAAATTTCCGTCGATCCAGACATATTGGGGCTACGATGAAAGTAACCCTAACAACAGGGGACGCTTTGATATAACTGAAAAAGGCTTTCACGGAATGTTTTCTTACAATGGCGAACAAATTTTTATCGATCCAATGCAGAAAGCAGGAAATAACACATATATCAACTACCGAAAACAAGATGCTCAGTCGCGACCTATATTTTCCGATAAGGTTATTAACGAAATCGGATATCAACAACAATTCAGTATTGAAAAAGCTGCCCTACTCGCACCGACTCAGCCAGATGGGTTGCGCCGTACTTATCGTTTAGCAGTTGCCACTACAGGTGAATATACACGCTTTCATGGTGGCACTGTCAGCAGTGGGCTTGCCGCTGTGGTTACTGCTATTAACAGAGTCAACGAGCTTTATGAGGTTGACCTTTCTGTACGGCTAAATTTAGTTGGCAACAATGATCAACTCATTTATACAAACCCCAATACCGACCCATATACAAATGGCAATAGTGACTTAAACAGTAACACCGGCAATATAAATAGCGTTATTGGGTCATCTAGTTATGATATAGGCCATATATTTCAAACTAGTGGAGGTGGTGTCGCTTCTCTGGGTTCTGTTTGTAGTAACCGAAAAGGAGCAGGCTTAACTGGCTTGCGTCAGCCAGTAGGCGATCCCTTCTATGTAGACTACGTAGCACATGAGATAGGTCATCAATTTGATGGTTTACACACATTTAATGCTTCCAGCGGTAGTTGCGCGGGACGAAATAGGTCAGCAAGTGCGGCCTATGAGCCTGGCAGCGGCGCCACGGTAATGGGCTATGCAGGAATCTGTGATGACGAGAACCTACAACGCAATTCAGACCCTTACTTTCACACACATTCAATAACTGAAATTAATGCCTTCATTACTAATGGTGGAGGCAGCCGCTGCGGAACGGTTAATAACCCAAATAATACTCCACCTTCGGCTAACGCTGGAGCTGACTATACTATTCCTGCACGAACATCGTTCACACTTAATGGAACTGCAACAGACGCCGATACTGGCGATAACGCGAGGCTAACATACATATGGGAGCAATATGACCTAGGATCAGCATCTAGCAGCCCAGCGACCATGGTAGACAATGGTAATCGCCCAATTTTTAGAGCTACAACACCGACTAATAATCCATCACGCACTTTCCCTAATTTAGATGATATTTTAAATAATACTTCAACCCTAGGTAATTCCTTACCCACAACAAATCGAGACCTTAATTTTAGATTTACTGTTCGAGATACCAAAGGAGGAGTAGCCATTGATGATATGGTGATAAGAGTTGCCAATACAGGACGTGCATTTGCAATTACCAGCCCATCGGCGGGAGCTTCAGTTATCGGCGGACAGGCCACCACAATCAGTTGGGACGTTGCAGGTACAAGTGCTTCACCTGTTAATTGCTCACAAGTAGATATCGAATACTCAAGCAATAATGCCGGTACGTTTACCACCATCGCCAGTAACGTCTCCAATAACGGTAGTGGCAGCGCGACAATACCCAATACTGAAACCACCAATGCGCGTATAAAGGTGAGTTGTAGTAATAATATTTTCTTCGCTATGTCAGAGCGCTTTAGTGTGCAGATAGGAGGACCAAATCAGGCGCCGAGCTTTAATAGTGATCCTATTAATAAAGCCGATGCTGCAAGCGGTTCCAACTACAGTTCCAGTATTACAGCAGATGCTACAGATCCTGACGGCAATCCTTTGTCATTTAGCAAAACCTCTGGCCCTGCCTGGCTAAATGTTGCGACTAGCGGAGCACTAACTGGAACCCCTAGTGATACAGATTTAGGTTTAAATAGTTTCACTGTGTCCGTTAGCGACGGAGAATTTAATGATAGTGCAACATTAAATATTGAAGTGACTGATGCAATACCTACAACCGCAAATGTGGGAATAACAACAGTACAATCGAGACGCACTACGACACAAAATCGCAGAGCAATGCCGTTTATCATGCCCGCCGACGGCACCCTCAATAGTATTAGCATGTATCATACAGGTGGGAGCGGTAATATGATCTTGGCAGTCTACGCTGACGACAACAACTCTCCAGGCAACTTACTTGCCAACACACCAATTACCACTGTCAGTGGTGCGACGGATTGGCAGACTATCAATTTAGAAAATGATGTGTTTGTTCCTGCAAATACAAGAATCTGGTTGGCATGGATTTATCAAAATAACCCAGGTATTTTTTATAGTAACGGCAGCCCAGGCAGAGCAAATATCAATCGAACCTGGAGCAACAGCGCTAACAACATGCCTGATTTGTTTGGTAATAGCACCCAAGCAAACTTTAGATACTCTATATATGCAACCTATACTGAGCAATAAGCAAGAAGATCTATAAAAGCTAAAACGTCTTTTAGACGCTTATTACTTTCATCAAAGGCCAGGAGCAAATGCCCCTGGTCTTCTCTTGGAGTTAGTTAATATTCACACTCCCTCAAAACAATATCTTTAAGATATATGGCTCGATAACATTCTACTATTACACTTCAAGCTCTAACTCTATATATTAAAATGAACTTTTGTACGAGCACGTAAACTATATAAGCGATAGTGATTAATATTTAAAAGAACCACATTTAAAAGAACCACACTATATTCACGAATATGTTATATAGTTCTTGGGCTTGTTGGTAAATGATTGAATAACTTCTAATGGCTTTGAAAGCTATTTCATCTTATTCATTAAACAATATTTTTAGGAAATAAACATAATGGTCGGCAATATGGCGACAATACATCGAACTATTTTTTCGTTAAAAAACTCGCAAGTAAAAAATACAGATTCACAAACAATATCGATAAATAGCCGATCATCCCGTACCCTACTAACCACACTCAATCATTGTGAATATTCCTCTTTATATAAGACATCGGCTAATAAAAAAGCGATAGCATCAAATTTACAAGAAAATAACAAGCCCACACCCAGCACTAACCATGAAAAAAAGCGCTATCAGGCTACACTCGAAGCCCTTTTTAAAACGGCTGGATTAAACAATAAAAGTATAATCAAAATATCTGTCGCAAAGAAAATCATGAGCCAATGTTTTGGTCTTGGCAACCATAGTAGTAATATGGGGGAAAGAGAAACTAAGCGCGCTCAAAGCATTAAAAATAAACTAGAGCAACATATAGAAAAGGAAAATTCTTTATCAGAGTTTATCTCAAGAATAAAGATAGGGTTCGAATGCTCACAATTCCCGGTTGATAAATATTTAAAGTCTCTAGGTATATTTAAAAAGCACACAGATAAAACTAGATTTAATTGGTTCATCAATGAAACCCTACATCACGGCTATATCTTAGATGCCTTGCTCTACCTTATGAGTAAGGGAATTATTCTACCTCTAGAATTTCAAAGGCATTGGTATGATTTAAAAAAAGAAAGAAGACTAGATTATAAGAGGATGCGTAAACTAGCAGCACTACTAAGTACATCCGCAACTATGACTTCGCAGACAGATATAATGAATTCATCGGAGGATCAACACTCTTGTAATATTGAAAAAGCTTACTTAGGTAAAGAGAAAACGGCACAAGACTACAAGCAATTGATTGAAGGCTATTCTAAACATTGGGGTGACATTTATCAAAAATGGGATATAGACTACTTGATGAGTACATCAGAATATCCACAATTTCTGCTACCGACACTTTTTATACCTAGTCTTATAGCTAAAAATAACTATATATCTAATCTCGAACCCAACTTTGTTCTCGATATTGCTCTAGAAAGCTATCTTATGACGCAAGCAAATATTCACCCATAAAATTAATTTCAAATTAAAACTAAAATACTATATATACTGATTACTATTTTAATTTACTCTTTTAGTTATTTTTTAAATTTTGGGCAAATTAGACACCAAAAACAACAAGTGTTTTTGACGACAAGAATAAAAAATTATTTAGTGGGCTTCAAAATTTCTATTTTATGTCAGCTTTTATAGTAAAAATGGCAACTTACATAATGTAAGACAAATAAAAATAACTTTATAATAAAGGTTTGCAAGTACGATTAATTAATCAAACGTTTAAAATAATCATTTATAGTAGCTGATTTATTAAATAAACATACTGTACTGAAATGTTAGGGAAAATTAGCTGTTTAGAAAACTTTGCATAAATTAACCTAATTTAATTACATTGCTGCGGGAAAAATATAGGTAATTTCTCATTTTTTCACTTGACAGAAATTTATTTCGATAAGATCAATATAATCAGTATCTTGCGATATGCAAATATGAAAAGATAATTATTGTATTTTTAACCATTAAGATGCTCTCGTATATATGCTTAAACTTAAGTTACCGATTAAGTTATTTATCAATGCATTTACTTCAATGGGTATACTTTCCTGCGGAGGAGGAAGCGAGAGCCGAGTGGGAATAAATATCATGGAGGGTAGCCAAAATGAATTACCTCAAGCGACATACCCATCACCAGAAATGGAAATGTCTGAGACAATGCCAACACCGCTACCTCCCACAGAAGACAACTCACAACCGAGAGTAACCCCCACACCTTCACCCATTCCATCAAGTGGAGAAGACCCTCCACCGTCAGATGGTAGTGCACCCATACCACCAATTAACGTCACCCCACCGCCAAATAGTAGTATTACTCTACCACCCACTCCGATCGATAGTGGAATGCCGGGCAACCCAAGTCTTCAGCTTCGGCCTGGTGACAAAGATGTTACATTTGATGCAAATAAATTTGACAATAACTTTCCTCAAATTAAGCAATGGATAACAGCAGGAGTCCGCGGAGGAATACCACCAATAGACTCTTATACCGTGCAGATAAGCCTTGATGGTGGCAACTCAGATAGCATTAATAATGCTATAGATAAAGCGGCACAGCGAGGTGGAGGTGTGGTATTGTTGCAAAATGGTGTTTACCAAATTGATAAGCAAGTCACCATGCGATCACATGTTATTTTAAGTGGAGAATCCAGAGACAGAACAGTTGCGATAATATCAATGGTAGACGGTAACGCTTTTTTCTTTGGTAAAGGTGTCAAAAATAGTGGTATTCATAATATAAGAATAGAAGGCGTTTGGGGACAACCTCAATATAAGTGGCTTAATCAAGATAGTGCAAAAAATTATGAGCTCCCGGGCAATAACAATGTATCTGTCATGTTTAAGGAAGCTGAAGATTCATGGATTGATGGTGTCGATATTATAAATAGTGCAGGTGCACCTCTTATTTGTAACGCCAAATACATTACTATGCGCAATTTAAATGTGGATGGAGTACACAATAAACATGATGCCGATCATGGTAGTTTCTTCATCTTAGGCGCATATAATTTACTCACACAATCTAAAATAACACACCTTAGGCATATTGCCATTCAAGGGGACGGTGTTGAATATAATGTTATTTACGATAATGACTTGAGGCAGGAAATCAGTTTCTACCAAAATGATGACGGTAATAATTTAGTGGAAAATAATCGCATTACACTTCCTGTAGATATGCCAAATACAACACCAGATTATAGAGCGATAATGGGCCCATCGGTAAGAGGATTCATGCGATCGAAAAAGAATAACTTTCTTTATGGCAATGAAATTCTAGAAGAAAATCATAATGATACCCGCCGTATGTCTGGCCACAATAACGTACATATTGGTCCCATATTTCACTATTCTGAGGGAGAGCAACAAACACGTAACTTTCCTGCTGATAAATATATCCCAAAAGCTAGAACGCTCTACCCTATTTTGTTAAATCACTAGGGCCTATTAACATTCCCTAACGAGTATACCTATAGAATTTGGAGGTGAGATAACGCGACAAGCGCCTCCAAGAACACAAAAACAGAGTTTGAAGCCCAACTGACCTCAGCACCTGTTGCCCCCAGTCAAAGCACAATTTTATGTATGAGCAATTCGTGATTAGCGTAACGGTTTATTTTTGAAAGTGAATTTGAGGTATTTGGGGACAGCATTATTTAATAAGTTTCTAATATGCCAACCATTAGAGAAAGTAGCGCAATGCAAATATAGAATCCCTTTTTCAAGTCTGATTCATATTCACCGGCAAGTTCAAAAACCTTTGGATCGTCTTCATCCTGCATAATCATTCTGGCTGGATTTGCCATATGGTAGATTTGCTTTCAT
Protein-coding regions in this window:
- a CDS encoding reprolysin-like metallopeptidase, which codes for MMRSVIPIFLTSIFTGTVIAAEHKVSSLWTDSKNKISSAQLANTEISKLKSYRVLQSKPFQLENTLSLAPERTLNDEGVLVDLPLPNNKFVRFRIFSDSIMEPELAKKFPSIQTYWGYDESNPNNRGRFDITEKGFHGMFSYNGEQIFIDPMQKAGNNTYINYRKQDAQSRPIFSDKVINEIGYQQQFSIEKAALLAPTQPDGLRRTYRLAVATTGEYTRFHGGTVSSGLAAVVTAINRVNELYEVDLSVRLNLVGNNDQLIYTNPNTDPYTNGNSDLNSNTGNINSVIGSSSYDIGHIFQTSGGGVASLGSVCSNRKGAGLTGLRQPVGDPFYVDYVAHEIGHQFDGLHTFNASSGSCAGRNRSASAAYEPGSGATVMGYAGICDDENLQRNSDPYFHTHSITEINAFITNGGGSRCGTVNNPNNTPPSANAGADYTIPARTSFTLNGTATDADTGDNARLTYIWEQYDLGSASSSPATMVDNGNRPIFRATTPTNNPSRTFPNLDDILNNTSTLGNSLPTTNRDLNFRFTVRDTKGGVAIDDMVIRVANTGRAFAITSPSAGASVIGGQATTISWDVAGTSASPVNCSQVDIEYSSNNAGTFTTIASNVSNNGSGSATIPNTETTNARIKVSCSNNIFFAMSERFSVQIGGPNQAPSFNSDPINKADAASGSNYSSSITADATDPDGNPLSFSKTSGPAWLNVATSGALTGTPSDTDLGLNSFTVSVSDGEFNDSATLNIEVTDAIPTTANVGITTVQSRRTTTQNRRAMPFIMPADGTLNSISMYHTGGSGNMILAVYADDNNSPGNLLANTPITTVSGATDWQTINLENDVFVPANTRIWLAWIYQNNPGIFYSNGSPGRANINRTWSNSANNMPDLFGNSTQANFRYSIYATYTEQ